From Electrophorus electricus isolate fEleEle1 chromosome 8, fEleEle1.pri, whole genome shotgun sequence, the proteins below share one genomic window:
- the rock2b gene encoding LOW QUALITY PROTEIN: rho-associated protein kinase 2b (The sequence of the model RefSeq protein was modified relative to this genomic sequence to represent the inferred CDS: inserted 1 base in 1 codon), with protein MSSGAEKRLESRLKKLESMIKNQRSALNLESLLDSVNALALDLNHSALRKNKNIDAFLNRYEKAVGHLRELQLRLDDFDRIKLIGKGAYGAVQLVRHKVSKQVYAMKQLSKFEMIKRSDSAFFWEEREIMAFSNSPWIVQLYCAFQDERHLYLVMEFMPGGDLVTLTMNYDLPESWARFYTAEVVLALDAIHTMGFIHRDIKPDNMLLDRSGHLKLADFGTCMKMDKSGMVRCETAVGTPDYISPEVLMSQGGTGYYGRECDWWSVGVFIYELLVGDTPFYTESLVGTYGKIMDHKNSLTFPNDMEMSKEAKDLICAFLTDREVRLGRTGVDEIKCHPFFKNDQWTFDTIRDTMAPVVPELNSDIDTTHFDDIEDEKGNVETFPPPRAFVGNQLPFVGFTYFRENQLLGSNCSLAEEEAEVCTDSSLQKPDNQQKKLNKLEEKIKNEMQAKEELENKYRSANDRLDKLSKELEEEMSVRTRVEDFLRKLERENALLQHQNTETVRKADLETERKRGLENEVGSLREQLAELKKKNQNSKSPPRRTSTWRGQLEEVTARLQAEVEEAGRLRKAQGEAARQAQQXEVLLQELREQNTRLEGSRLALEQDSLRLQNSLEAERRDRSLGSDTIADLQACVSDLEEELKQMKNSLSKAEGEKRQLQEELTVLEKLRSQQEIDLSFKLKSAVQRLEQEEVEHKAAKARLADHSKLNQSIEEAKSEVLRDMERKLKEERSSKQQLESALMELEKQHSVLDCDYKQAQHELHELRSHKSKLSEEVDMLTVRVEQETQRRNLSQADLKAQRQEVTTLRSSEKQLKQELNHLLELRLSLEKKNQELRKEREDADLHLKELKDQLETEQYFTKLYKTQIRELKEECEEKMKLYQGAQQRVEELQEERDSLAGQLEVSLTKADSEQLARSIAEEQYSDLEKEKIMKELEIKDMMARHRQELSDKDNTIGSLEESNRTLTVDVAKLASEKEELNNQLKELQQQLQRMKEEEKEVGAMKLNFERQLNSERTLKIQAVNKLAEIMNRKDLVRVGHRGDDSELRRKEKENRKLQLELRSEREKLNSTIIKYQKEICEMQALITDESQVRVELQMALDSKDSDIERLRSQLTTLSVHSLDTTSISSTCNEQDMDEPYPVRITHSQTSESMSFTYQRSSKSVRIDTRPCRAAPFLSSDSEEEEDEKEQHQRPVLALTCENPADGESADTSLEGWLSLPSKNSKRFGWDKKYVVMSSKKILFYDSEEDREQANPFMILDIDKLFHVRPVTQTDVYRADPKEIPRIFQILYDNEGESKKDLEALAEPWPVERTSCIAHKGHEFVPTLYHFPSSCEACPRPLWHVFRPPPALECRRCRVKCHKDHLDLKEEVLAPCRVNYDMSTAKELLLLASSTVEQQRWVGRLLKRIPRKATPSPALAITQAPPQELPVGMPPLTSPHMSPRNSPKLTSRGAIRMQSRGQPPSAKPSMIEFDLQDWGWTLHHDDDDDDDVFDF; from the exons GACTCCGTGAATGCCTTGGCCCTTGATCTGAATCACTCTGcactgaggaaaaacaaaaacattgatGCCTTCTTGAACAGAT ACGAGAAGGCCGTTGGCCATCTGAGGGAGCTGCAGCTGAGGCTTGACGACTTTGACCGGATCAAACTGATCGGCAAGGGAGCCTATGGTGCCGTACAGCTG gtgcGACACAAGGTATCCAAACAAGTGTATGCTATGAAACAGCTCAGCAAGTTTGAGATGATCAAGCGCTCTGACTCCGCCTTCTTCTGGGAGGAGCGTGAAATCATGGCCTTCTCCAACAGCCCCTGGATTGTGCAG TTGTACTGTGCCTTCCAAGACGAACGCCACCTCTACCTGGTGATGGAGTTCATGCCAGGTGGAGACCTGGTGACGCTCACCATGAACTATGACCTGCCTGAGTCGTGGGCGCGCTTTTACACGGCGGAGGTGGTGCTGGCGCTGGATGCCATCCACACCATGGGCTTCATCCACCGTGACATCAAGCCCGACAACATGCTCCTCGACCGCAGTGGCCATCTCAAGCTCGCAGACTTCGGCACCTGTATGAAGATGGACAAG TCTGGTATGGTCCGCTGTGAGACAGCTGTGGGGACTCCAGACTACATTTCGCCAGAGGTGCTGATGTCCCAGGGTGGGACTGGTTACTATGGACGCGAGTGCGATTGGTGGTCTGTGGGGGTCTTCATTTATGAGCTACTTGTTG GTGACACTCCATTTTATACGGAGTCCCTGGTGGGAACATACGGCAAGATCATGGACCACAAAAATAGTCTTACCTTCCCTAATGACATGGAGATGTCCAAAGAAGCGAAAGACCTGATCTGCGCCTTCCTCACTGACAG AGAGGTCAGGCTCGGCCGGACGGGAGTGGATGAAATCAAATGTCACCCTTTTTTCAAGAATGACCAGTGGACCTTCGACACTATACGAGACA ccATGGCTCCAGTGGTGCCTGAGTTAAACAGTGACATTGACACGACACACTTTGATGACATAGAGGATGAGAAAGGGAACGTGGAGACCTTCCCACCCCCCCGGGCCTTCGTTGGCAACCAGCTCCCATTTGTGGGCTTTACCTACTTCAGAGAGaatca GTTGCTGGGCAGTAATTGCAGCTTAGCAGAAGAGGAGGCTGAAGTGTGCACTGACAGTTCTTTGCAAAAG CCTGATAACCAGCAGAAGAAACTGAACAAGTTAGAGGAAAAGATCAAGAATGAGATGCAAGCTAAAGAAGAACTGGAAAACAAATACAG ATCTGCAAATGATCGACTAGACAAACTGTCTAAGGAACTTGAAGAAGAG ATGAGTGTAAGGACTAGGGTGGAGGACTTCTTGAGGAAGTTGGAAAGAGAAAATGCTCTGTTGCAGCACCAGAACACTGAGACTGTGAGAAAGGCTGATCTTGAGACAGAGCGCAAACGCGGCTTAGAGAATGAAG TGGGCAGTCTGAGGGAGCAGCTGGCCGAGCTGAAGAAGAAGAACCAAAACTCCAAATCTCCACCGAGAAGAACATCTACTTGGAGAGGACAG ctgGAGGAGGTGACTGCCAGGCTGCAggcggaggtggaggaggccgGCCGGCTGAGGAAGGCCCAGGGCGAGGCGGCGCGTCAGGCCCAGC CTGAGGTGTTGCTACAGGAGCTGCGGGAGCAGAACACTCGGCTGGAGGGCAGCCGTCTGGCCCTGGAGCAGGACAGTCTCAGGCTGCAGAACTCCCTGGAGGCTGAGCGACGGGATCGAAGCCTTGGCTCCGACACCATCGCCGACCTGCAGG cttGTGTGTCGGATCTGGAGGAGGAGTTGAAGCAGATGAAAAACTCGCTCTCCAAGGCTGAGGGTGAGAAGCGCCAGCTACAGGAGGAACTCACCGTTctggagaag ttgAGGAGTCAGCAGGAGATCGATCTTTCCTTCAAACTCAAATCAGCAGTACAGCGCTTagagcaggaggaggtggagcacaAGGCCGCGAAAGCACGCTTGGCTGACCACAGCAAGCTCAACCAGTCCATCGAGGAGGCCAAATCGGAAGTGCTGAGAG atatgGAGCGGAAGCTGAAGGAGGAGCGCTCTTCTAAGCAGCAGCTGGAAAGTGCATTGATGGAGCTGGAGAAACAGCACTCAGTCCTGGACTGCGACTACAAGCAGGCACAACATGAGCTTCATGAGCTGCGCTCACACAAGAGCAAGCTCTCGGAGGag gtggaCATGCTGACGGTGCGTGTGGAGCAGGAGACCCAGCGGAGGAATCTGTCTCAGGCAGACCTAAAGGCCCAGAGGCAGGAGGTGACCACTCTGCGCTCCTCTGAGAAGCAACTGAAACAAGAACTCAACCACCTGCTGGAATTACGTCTCagcctggagaaaaaaaaccaggaGCTgcgcaa GGAGAGGGAAGACGCTGACCTACACCTGAAAGAGTTAAAGGACCAGCTGGAGACGGAACAGTATTTCACG AAACTGTATAAGACTCAGATACGGGAGCTAAaggaagagtgtgaggagaAGATGAAACTCTACCAGGGTGCCCAGCAGAGAGTGGAGGAACTGCAggaagagag AGACTCCCTGGCAGGGCAGCTGGAGGTGAGCCTGACAAAGGCCGACTCGGAGCAGCTCGCACGCTCCATCGCCGAGGAGCAGTACTCCGACCTAGAGAAGGAGAAGATCATGAAGGAGCTGGAGATCAAAGACATGATGGCACGGCACCGGCAAGAGCTCAGCGACAAGGACAACACCATTGGTTcg CTAGAGGAGTCCAACCGCACTCTGACTGTGGATGTAGCCAAGTTGGCCAGTGAGAAAGAAGAACTCAACAACCAGCTCAAAGAGCTCCAGCAGC AGCTGCAGAGgatgaaagaggaggagaaggaggtaGGCGCCATGAAACTCAACTTTGAGAGGCAGTTGAATTCGGAGCGAACGCTCAAGATCCAG GCGGTTAATAAACTGGCTGAGATCATGAACCGGAAGGATCTTGTGCGTGTTGGTCACCGTGGCGACGACAGTGAGCTGCGcaggaaggaaaaggaaaacaggaagttACAGCTGGAGCTGcgctctgagagagagaagctgaacAGCACCATCATTAAATACCAGAAAGAGATTTGTGAAATGCAGGCG cTGATAACGGATGAGTCCCAGGTGCGTGTTGAGCTGCAGATGGCTCTGGACAGTAAGGACAGTGATATCGAGCGTCTGCGCAGTCAGCTGACCACACTGAGCGTACACTCGCTGGACACAACTAGCATCAGTAGCACATGCAACGAGCAGGACATGGACGAGCCGTACccag TGCGCATCACGCACTCCCAGACCTCGGAGTCCATGTCATTCACATACCAGCGGAGCTCCAAATCCGTGCGCATTGACACACGCCCATGCCGCGCTgcccccttcctctcctccgactccgaggaagaggaggatgagaaaGAGCAGCATCAACGACCTGTACTGGCTCTCACCTGTGAGAACCCGGCGGACGGCGAGTCCGCAG ACACTAGTCTGGAAGGCTGGTTGTCTCTTCCCAGCAAGAACTCCAAGAGATTCGGATGGGACAAGAAG taTGTGGTAATGAGCAGTAAGAAGATTCTGTTCTATGACTCAGAAGAAGACCGTGAACAGGCCAACCCATTCATGATACTGGACATAGA TAAACTCTTCCACGTGCGGCCTGTCACTCAGACCGATGTTTACCGAGCAGACCCCAAAGAGATCCCGCGCATTTTCCAG ATCCTCTATGACAACGAGGGTGAGAGCAAAAAGGACCTGGAGGCACTCGCAGAACCGTGGCCGGTCGAGCGCACGTCCTGCATCGCCCACAAGGGCCACGAGTTCGTGCCCACGCTCTACCACTTCCCGTCCAGTTGCGAGGCGTGCCCGCGACCCCTCTGGCATGTCTTCAGGCCGCCACCAGCCCTCGAGTGTCGCCGCTGCCGCGTCAAGTGCCACAAAGACCACCTGGACCTCAAGGAGGAGGTGCTGGCTCCCTGCCGAG TGAACTACGACATGTCCACTGCCAAggagttgctgctgttggcaAGCTCCACGGTTGAGCAGCAGCGGTGGGTGGGCCGCCTGCTCAAACGCATTCCACGCAAGGCGACGCCCAGCCCCGCCCTCGCTATCACCCAGGCTCCACCCCAGGAGCTGCCTGTCGGCATGCCTCCACTCACCTCGCCCCACATGTCACCTCGCAACTCGCCCAAACTCACCTCCCGTGGGGCCATCAGGATGCAGAGCAGGGGGCAGCCACCCTCTGCCAAGCCCAG catgataGAGTTTGACCTGCAGGACTGGGGTTGGACTCTTCACcacgatgacgatgatgatgacgatgtgTTTGACTTCTGA
- the LOC113588485 gene encoding potassium voltage-gated channel subfamily F member 1-like produces MCETPRTRYADCNGSETSEDREILVNIGGVKQVLYVDVLNRYPQTRLAELANCSVDNANDLLELCDDYDVRKGEFYFDRDPDSFKCITELYYYGEVHMKKGICPMCFKKEMDFWGVDVHFLDECCKGSLNEVEEELAQIAEKVHEILYNVEGTTPASVSKRCRLFLWKLMEKPESSLLARAMAILSFLFILLSSVVMCMSTIPELRVHDAGGNEVENPTLESIETACIIWFTIEYVLRLASAPNKVRFAFSFMNMVDFLAIMPFYAVLALTHLGTAVTELASVQQAVQALRVMRTARIFKLARHSSGLQTLTYALKSSLKELGLLLMYMGMGIFLFSALGYAVEQSHPDTLFTSIPQSFWWAIITMTTVGYGDVYPRTTLGRCNAAVSFLCGVIAIALPIHPIINNFVIFYSKQRVLETAAKHEIELMALRSKEDGREEQQGPGRR; encoded by the coding sequence atgtgtgagacaccgaggaCGCGTTACGCCGACTGTAACGGATCGGAGACGAGCGAGGACAGAGAGATCTTGGTAAACATAGGTGGTGTCAAACAAGTTCTCTATGTTGATGTGTTGAACCGCTACCCCCAGACGCGCTTGGCTGAGCTGGCCAACTGTTCTGTGGATAATGCGAATGACCTGTTGGAACTTTGCGACGACTATGATGTGCGGAAAGGTGAATTTTACTTCGACAGAGACCCGGACTCTTTCAAATGCATCACAGAGTTATATTACTATGGGGAAGTCCACATGAAAAAGGGAATATGCCCTATGTGttttaagaaagaaatggaCTTCTGGGGAGTTGATGTGCACTTCCTTGATGAATGCTGTAAAGGCAGTCTGAATGAAGTGGAGGAAGAGCTGGCACAAATAGCTGAGAAGGTGCATGAGATTCTGTACAATGTCGAGGGAACTACACCAGCCAGTGTGAGCAAGCGCTGCCGGCTGTTCCTGTGGAAGCTCATGGAAAAGCCTGAATCCTCCTTGTTAGCACGTGCGATGGCCATCCTGtccttcctcttcatcctcctctcctccgtgGTCATGTGTATGAGCACCATTCCTGAGCTGCGTGTTCACGACGCAGGGGGCAACGAGGTGGAGAATCCGACCCTGGAGTCCATTGAGACGGCGTGCATCATCTGGTTCACTATCGAGTACGTGCTGCGCCTGGCCTCGGCACCCAACAAGGTGCGCTTTGCCTTCTCCTTCATGAACATGGTGGACTTCCTCGCCATCATGCCCTTCTATGCTGTGCTTGCGCTGACGCACCTTGGCACGGCCGTGACAGAGCTGGCCAGTGTGCAGCAGGCTGTGCAGGCGCTACGGGTCATGCGCACAGCGCGCATATTCAAGCTAGCACGCCACTCCTCGGGCCTGCAAACGCTGACGTATGCACTGAAGAGCAGCCTGAAGGAGCTGGGTCTCCTGCTCATGTACATGGGCATGGGCATCTTCCTGTTCTCGGCGCTGGGCTACGCCGTAGAGCAGAGCCACCCAGACACCTTGTTCACCAGCATCCCACAGTCTTTCTGGTGGGCAATCATCACCATGACCACAGTGGGCTACGGCGACGTCTACCCCAGGACCACCCTGGGTAGGTGCAACGCTGCGGTCAGCTTCCTGTGCGGCGTCATAGCCATCGCACTGCCCATCCACCCCATCATCAACAATTTTGTCATCTTCTACAGTAAGCAGCGTGTGCTCGAGACCGCCGCCAAACATGAGATAGAACTGATGGCGCTGCGTTCAAAGGAAGATGGGCGTGAAGAGCAACAGGGGCCAGGCCGCCGATGA